One Pleurocapsa sp. PCC 7327 DNA segment encodes these proteins:
- a CDS encoding peroxiredoxin gives MALSVGTMAPNFTTIDDEGKTVSLSDFKGKVVVLYFYPKDDTPGCTKEAQSFRDNYEQYQGKDMVVLGVSMDDQASHKMFKEKYGLPFQLLVDSDGTITKAYDVDGGGYSKRVTYIIDGDGKITYVDEKVKTDTHAQDILAAAGL, from the coding sequence ATGGCTCTATCAGTTGGCACGATGGCACCCAACTTTACCACTATTGACGACGAGGGGAAAACGGTTTCCCTGTCTGATTTCAAAGGTAAAGTGGTAGTTCTCTATTTCTATCCTAAAGACGATACGCCTGGTTGCACCAAAGAAGCGCAAAGCTTCCGGGACAACTACGAACAATATCAAGGCAAAGACATGGTAGTACTAGGTGTCAGCATGGACGACCAAGCTTCCCACAAAATGTTTAAAGAGAAATACGGGCTGCCGTTCCAGTTGCTGGTCGATAGCGATGGCACAATCACTAAAGCTTACGATGTCGATGGGGGTGGCTACTCCAAGCGCGTCACCTATATTATCGATGGCGACGGCAAGATTACTTATGTTGATGAGAAAGTGAAAACTGACACCCACGCCCAAGATATTCTTGCAGCCGCTGGCTTGTAG
- a CDS encoding Npun_F0494 family protein yields MTSTREIQSISYTNPTFKRAERALCCSTFKLALFVAMQNQSVPLSAIALPSGVRRGYTQKPLSERRAERDLMWLIDVGLLRREVDGQGITDSFRLTPLGRQLTDKWQKQGGILPQPSWIDRLIDTFNRWLRLPF; encoded by the coding sequence ATGACATCTACTAGAGAAATTCAATCCATCTCATATACAAATCCTACGTTCAAGCGGGCGGAACGGGCGTTGTGCTGTTCTACCTTTAAATTGGCTTTGTTTGTCGCCATGCAAAATCAAAGCGTACCCCTTAGCGCGATCGCGCTTCCAAGTGGCGTGCGGCGGGGATATACTCAAAAACCGCTTTCAGAAAGACGCGCCGAAAGAGATCTCATGTGGCTGATCGATGTGGGTTTGCTGCGACGGGAAGTAGACGGTCAAGGCATTACGGATAGTTTTCGCCTCACGCCGCTAGGACGGCAACTGACGGACAAATGGCAAAAACAGGGCGGGATTTTACCGCAACCTTCCTGGATAGATCGTCTCATCGATACCTTTAATCGCTGGTTGCGCCTACCTTTCTGA
- the cysS gene encoding cysteine--tRNA ligase, protein MTLKLYNTLTRREEPFEPLEPGKVRMYCCGITVYDYCHLGHARTCIVWDVVRRYLEWRGYEVKYVQNFTDIDDKILNRARQEGISMEEVSERFIQAYFEDMERLKVKKADDYPRATHTIDGIERLVCELEQKGYAYRTNGDVYYCVCRFPSYGKLSGRKLEDLQAGASGRVDLEDPENQKKKNPADFALWKAAKPGEPSWDSPWGKGRPGWHIECSAMVREKLGETIDIHVGGSDLIFPHHENEIAQSEAVTGKPLARYWMHNGMVKVEGEKMSKSLGNFITIRDLLERVEPMAVRLFILQAHYRKPLDFTDEALEAATNGWHTLREGLLFGHRYGEQLGWDPIQENSQSKIQNLLEQRFQEAVDNDFNFAGGLAVLFEITKKLVKEGNLLVHEGKTETPPQELEQQWRTLVELAQVLGLEAEAIEQEATGGLSDAEIEDLIQKRAEARKAKNWAESDRIRDQLKAQGIVLIDQPGGVTRWHRQ, encoded by the coding sequence ATGACTTTAAAGCTTTACAATACGCTTACCCGTCGCGAAGAACCCTTTGAACCGCTAGAACCTGGAAAGGTGCGGATGTATTGCTGCGGCATCACGGTTTATGACTACTGCCACTTGGGTCACGCGCGGACTTGTATCGTCTGGGATGTGGTGCGCCGTTATTTGGAATGGCGAGGCTATGAAGTCAAGTACGTTCAGAATTTTACCGATATTGACGACAAAATTCTCAATCGAGCCAGACAAGAAGGAATCTCGATGGAAGAAGTCTCAGAACGCTTCATTCAGGCATATTTCGAGGATATGGAACGGCTAAAAGTCAAGAAAGCTGATGACTATCCCCGCGCGACGCATACAATTGATGGAATTGAGCGACTCGTCTGTGAGTTGGAGCAGAAAGGTTATGCCTATCGAACTAATGGAGACGTATATTATTGCGTCTGCCGATTTCCCTCCTACGGTAAGCTCTCAGGACGCAAATTAGAAGATTTACAAGCCGGAGCAAGCGGACGAGTGGATCTCGAAGATCCTGAAAACCAGAAAAAGAAAAATCCCGCTGATTTTGCTCTCTGGAAAGCTGCTAAACCAGGAGAACCGTCTTGGGATTCTCCTTGGGGCAAAGGTCGTCCGGGATGGCACATCGAATGTTCGGCGATGGTGCGGGAGAAACTCGGCGAAACTATCGATATCCACGTTGGTGGAAGCGATCTGATTTTTCCGCACCACGAAAATGAAATTGCTCAATCTGAAGCAGTAACTGGAAAACCGCTGGCACGTTATTGGATGCATAACGGCATGGTCAAGGTGGAAGGCGAAAAGATGTCTAAATCGCTGGGCAATTTCATTACCATCCGCGATTTACTAGAGAGAGTCGAACCAATGGCAGTGCGCTTATTTATTTTGCAGGCGCATTACCGCAAACCCCTCGATTTCACTGACGAAGCCTTAGAAGCAGCAACTAATGGCTGGCATACGCTTAGGGAAGGTTTGCTATTTGGACATCGCTATGGAGAGCAATTGGGTTGGGATCCAATCCAAGAGAATTCCCAGTCCAAAATTCAAAATCTCCTAGAACAGCGTTTTCAGGAAGCCGTCGATAATGACTTCAATTTTGCCGGTGGATTAGCGGTTTTATTTGAAATTACTAAAAAGTTAGTCAAGGAAGGCAATTTGCTCGTCCATGAGGGCAAAACAGAAACGCCACCGCAGGAGTTAGAGCAACAGTGGCGGACTCTGGTGGAATTGGCGCAGGTTCTGGGACTAGAAGCCGAAGCAATCGAACAGGAGGCTACAGGCGGTTTAAGCGATGCCGAGATCGAAGACCTGATCCAAAAACGTGCCGAAGCGCGAAAAGCCAAGAATTGGGCGGAAAGCGATCGCATTCGCGACCAATTAAAAGCCCAAGGCATCGTTCTTATCGACCAACCAGGCGGCGTAACCCGTTGGCATCGTCAGTAA
- the cobQ gene encoding cobyric acid synthase CobQ, which yields MKAIMVVGTTSHAGKSFLTAALCRILSRRGWHVAPFKGQNMALNAYVTPTGGEIGYAQAVQAWAAGTTPRVEMNPILLKPQGNMTSQVIMMGKAAGKTTAAEYYENYFERGWEAITSALAKLSAEYDLLICEGAGSPAEINLKHRDLTNMRVAKHLNAPTLLVVDIDRGGAFAHVVGTLELLEPEERALIKGIVINKFRGIKSLLDPGISWLEKRTQIPVIGVIPWREAMFPAEDSLDLLERRSYKQNSEVKIAIVRLPRISNFTDFDPLDAEPTVSIKYVNLQEPLGHPDAVIIPGSKTTITDLMALCESGMADKIRDYADAGGIVLGICGGFQMLGQSVFDPERVESDEDEYPGLNLLPVETIISRDKTARQRQAVSNYPQSGLPIVGYEIHQGMTRIVEPAKKSTKPSYYPLFNDSNLGMVNESQSIWGCYLHGLFDNGPWRRAWLNYLRQRRGLYSLPTGIANYREQREAILDAIADLVDEHLNLTPLMSER from the coding sequence ATGAAAGCGATTATGGTGGTGGGGACGACCTCCCATGCAGGAAAATCATTCCTGACGGCAGCTTTATGCCGAATTCTCTCTCGACGAGGTTGGCACGTAGCACCCTTTAAAGGGCAAAACATGGCACTGAATGCCTACGTAACGCCAACAGGCGGAGAAATCGGCTATGCTCAAGCGGTACAAGCTTGGGCAGCGGGAACGACCCCAAGAGTAGAAATGAACCCAATCTTGCTCAAACCGCAAGGAAATATGACTTCCCAAGTGATTATGATGGGCAAAGCCGCGGGAAAAACCACTGCCGCAGAGTACTACGAAAATTACTTCGAGCGGGGCTGGGAAGCCATTACCAGCGCTTTGGCTAAGTTAAGCGCAGAATATGACTTGCTGATATGCGAAGGGGCAGGAAGCCCAGCAGAAATCAATCTCAAACACCGCGATCTGACCAACATGCGAGTAGCCAAGCATTTAAACGCGCCGACCTTATTGGTAGTGGATATCGATCGCGGCGGCGCTTTTGCCCATGTCGTCGGCACGCTTGAATTACTAGAACCCGAAGAACGCGCTTTAATCAAAGGAATTGTCATTAATAAATTTCGCGGGATTAAATCGCTCTTAGATCCTGGCATCAGCTGGCTGGAAAAACGGACGCAGATTCCTGTTATTGGCGTTATTCCCTGGAGGGAGGCGATGTTTCCGGCAGAAGATTCGCTAGATTTGTTGGAGAGACGTTCCTATAAGCAGAATTCAGAAGTCAAAATCGCGATCGTTCGCCTGCCTCGCATTTCCAACTTTACCGATTTCGATCCCTTGGATGCCGAACCGACGGTTTCGATTAAATACGTCAATCTTCAGGAACCGTTAGGACATCCAGATGCAGTGATTATTCCCGGTTCCAAGACGACGATTACCGACCTAATGGCTCTGTGCGAAAGCGGCATGGCAGATAAAATCCGAGATTATGCCGATGCAGGCGGGATCGTTTTGGGAATTTGTGGCGGTTTTCAAATGCTGGGGCAATCGGTGTTCGATCCAGAACGAGTTGAGAGCGATGAGGACGAATATCCAGGATTGAATCTCTTGCCAGTCGAGACCATTATTTCCCGCGATAAAACTGCCCGCCAGCGACAAGCGGTATCTAACTATCCCCAGTCGGGTTTGCCGATTGTGGGCTATGAAATTCATCAGGGAATGACGCGGATAGTCGAACCCGCTAAGAAATCGACAAAGCCCAGTTACTACCCGTTATTTAACGATTCCAACCTGGGAATGGTTAATGAATCCCAATCGATCTGGGGATGCTATCTTCATGGTTTGTTTGACAATGGACCTTGGCGACGTGCCTGGTTGAATTATCTCAGACAGCGACGAGGACTATATTCCCTGCCGACTGGCATTGCTAACTATCGGGAACAGAGAGAAGCGATCCTCGACGCAATCGCCGATTTGGTTGACGAACACCTCAATTTAACCCCACTGATGTCCGAACGATAG
- a CDS encoding biotin/lipoyl-binding protein: MNSSNDKPPSANNRFKKRLLVVDGKNGRPDDSKTAWEEATTQETFETDDSERRASKNRKREAEQVGSKDSQRRSFDSLRIIVWTLVSIATLSTAWATLAHELQVEQAISATGQLMTRETIKEMQVPENKVVKAVFVKEGDRVKKGQPLVAFDSLTSYKKLKSLETERQLLVQQNRFYRRAIEQSIEMAQVEGAILGLKLPREAAFLVRNRTALIAANQQYRAQTLEPPTDSAENPQAPQVNPQKVLAELAVRQLQEQLEQNQSQQQQAQERLIAARQRLAQIQALVSEGAIARVESSEQGQAVRSSADELERLRMEQQRLQLSLEQARKQLANVSVAMSNESQKPAIDYQKQITDNKKQIAEIDSQLTKIVTENERQIAELERQIARVKPTSNSYILKAPADGKVFALKAALGFGSQPDDEKTLFKLKSDGQYLVVEVIIPKENIDFIQDGMPAEIKIDASSFSQLGNLRGQVLAVGSDALPPDAVHHFYGIPAKIGLERQALAVEPQKMSSRSGISATVTIKINKKQTLGEAIWQKLLPTNRL, encoded by the coding sequence ATGAACTCATCGAATGACAAACCACCCAGCGCTAATAATCGGTTCAAAAAACGCCTGCTGGTAGTCGATGGAAAAAACGGGAGACCAGACGACAGCAAAACTGCATGGGAAGAAGCAACAACCCAGGAAACTTTTGAAACCGACGATAGCGAACGACGCGCTTCCAAAAACCGGAAACGAGAAGCAGAGCAAGTAGGGTCGAAGGATTCGCAACGACGATCGTTCGATAGCTTGAGGATAATCGTCTGGACGCTAGTCAGCATTGCCACCCTGAGCACAGCATGGGCAACGCTCGCTCACGAGCTTCAAGTCGAACAAGCGATCTCTGCCACGGGTCAGCTAATGACTCGCGAAACGATTAAAGAAATGCAAGTTCCCGAAAATAAGGTAGTCAAAGCGGTTTTTGTCAAAGAAGGAGACCGAGTTAAGAAGGGACAGCCATTGGTAGCGTTTGACTCGTTAACTTCCTACAAGAAACTCAAATCCCTAGAAACCGAGCGCCAGTTGCTCGTGCAACAGAATCGATTCTATCGTCGCGCGATCGAGCAATCGATTGAGATGGCTCAAGTAGAAGGCGCGATCTTGGGTCTGAAACTTCCTAGAGAAGCTGCCTTTTTAGTAAGAAATCGCACGGCACTGATAGCAGCCAATCAGCAGTATCGAGCTCAGACGCTCGAACCCCCGACAGACAGTGCAGAAAATCCCCAAGCGCCGCAAGTCAATCCCCAAAAAGTGCTAGCCGAGCTAGCCGTCAGACAACTGCAAGAGCAATTAGAGCAAAATCAATCGCAGCAACAACAGGCGCAAGAGCGCTTAATTGCCGCTCGGCAAAGGCTCGCTCAAATTCAAGCCTTAGTGAGCGAGGGAGCGATCGCTCGCGTTGAATCCAGCGAGCAGGGACAAGCAGTTCGTTCGAGTGCAGACGAGCTAGAACGATTGCGTATGGAACAACAACGCTTGCAATTGTCGCTCGAACAGGCAAGAAAGCAATTAGCCAATGTGTCGGTTGCCATGAGCAACGAGAGCCAAAAGCCAGCGATCGATTATCAAAAACAAATTACAGACAATAAAAAGCAGATTGCCGAAATCGACAGTCAGCTTACCAAGATCGTCACAGAAAACGAGCGGCAGATTGCCGAACTAGAGCGCCAGATCGCTCGCGTTAAGCCTACCTCAAATTCATATATCCTGAAAGCTCCGGCAGACGGAAAAGTATTTGCACTCAAAGCCGCTCTCGGCTTCGGTTCTCAGCCAGACGACGAGAAAACCCTCTTCAAATTAAAGTCAGACGGACAATATTTAGTCGTTGAAGTCATAATTCCCAAAGAAAATATCGATTTCATTCAAGACGGGATGCCAGCAGAGATAAAAATTGATGCGTCTTCTTTTAGCCAGTTGGGAAACCTTCGAGGACAGGTACTTGCTGTTGGTTCGGATGCCTTGCCACCCGATGCTGTCCATCATTTTTATGGCATTCCCGCAAAAATCGGTTTAGAGCGACAAGCTTTGGCAGTGGAGCCTCAGAAGATGTCTTCGCGATCGGGAATTTCTGCAACCGTTACGATTAAAATCAACAAGAAGCAAACGCTGGGAGAGGCAATCTGGCAGAAGCTTTTACCAACCAATCGCCTTTAG